In Vespa crabro chromosome 7, iyVesCrab1.2, whole genome shotgun sequence, a single window of DNA contains:
- the LOC124425538 gene encoding soma ferritin-like yields MSLVRQNFHKECEEGLNKQINMELYASYVYLSMAYYFDRSDVALPGLYKYFKKSSDDEREHAMKFLTYQNKRGGDVVFTAIEAPAKNDWLSAKNAMTEALKLEQKVNESLLELHAIAGKHSDANFMDYLETEFLQEQVDSIKEIADYVTNLELVGDGLGIYVFDKEMKE; encoded by the exons ATGAGTCTGGTAAGACAAAATTTTCATAAGGAATGCGAGGAAggattaaataaacaaatcaaCATGGAATTATATGCAAGTTACGTCTATTTGTCCATG GCGTACTACTTCGACAGAAGCGACGTCGCATTGCCGGGTCTCTATAAATACTTCAAAAAATCTTCCGACGATGAACGCGAACAtgcaatgaaatttttaacgtATCAGAACAAAAGAGGCGGCGATGTTGTTTTTACGGCTATCGAAGCACCGGCGAAAAATGATTGGTTGTCTGCGAAGAATGCCATGACTGAAGCATTGAAATTGGAACAAAAAGTTAACGAG AGTCTATTGGAATTACACGCCATTGCTGGGAAACATTCCGATGCAAATTTTATGGACTATCTGGAGACAGAATTTCTTCAAGAACAAGTGGACTCGATTAAGGAAATTGCCGATTACGTTACAAATCTCGAATTAGTGGGGGATGGCCTTGGGATTTACGTATTCGACAAGGAAATGAAAGAGTGA
- the LOC124425652 gene encoding soma ferritin-like, protein MKENSKKVLCDDSTICIDKPLEWPTGKRAHFKFHEETEAAMNKQINAEFKAFYYYLSMAAYFGRVDVALPGCESYFMQMHQEEHEHALRFVDYVKMRGGQVILCPILPPVDPNWKCPLHAFKTALDLEIEVSEKLVNVNTVAEKHGDLNASDFIITGFMENQMKSVNEMAKFVTVLSGIGDQALARFVFDKDLLDNHVSSEFNVIKKKWRFKINEITFNIQIWRILVAMFVRAITKA, encoded by the exons atgaaagaaaattcaaagaaagTATTATGCGACGACAGTACCATCTGTATCGACAAACCACTTGAATGGCCGACCGGGAAAAGAGCTCATTTTAAATTTCACGAAGAAACCGAAGCTGCtatgaataaacaaataaatgctGAATTTAaagctttttattattatttatctatg gCGGCATATTTTGGGCGCGTAGATGTTGCATTGCCAGGTTGCGAGTCATATTTCATGCAAATGCATCAAGAAGAACATGAGCATGCTTTAAGATTTGTCGATTATGTTAAAATGCGAGGTGGTCAAGTAATATTATGTCCGATTTTACCACCGGTTGATCCAAATTGGAAATGCCCTCTTCATGCCTTTAaa ACTGCATTGGACCTCGAGATAGAAGTCAGCGAAAAATTGGTTAATGTCAATACGGTAGCTGAAAAACATGGTGACTTGAACGCAAGTGATTTCATTATCACAGGTTTTAtggaaaatcaaatgaaaagtGTCAATGAAATGGCGAAATTCGTAACGGTTTTATCAGGCATAGGCGACCAAGCATTGGCACGTTTTGTTTTCGATAAGGATTTACTTGATAATCATGTATCATCGgaatttaatgtaattaaaaaaaaatggcgttttaagataaatgaaa TCACATTTAACATTCAAATATGGCGAATATTGGTAGCCATGTTTGTAAGGGCGATCACTAAAGCATGA